Proteins encoded in a region of the Triticum dicoccoides isolate Atlit2015 ecotype Zavitan chromosome 3A, WEW_v2.0, whole genome shotgun sequence genome:
- the LOC119271060 gene encoding uncharacterized protein LOC119271060 yields MTAEGYQAVMDGLLARRGLVYSRVQVKNQIVVLKNTHSFWRYMQVHTRLGRKPDGTIDADSEFWITHTEKKPYLRKLQWGPPANEELLDQLFRGCTVDGSTAFVPGDDYGQTQGQDAGAEEEFQGTPTSTSNQRSQRGKRSLSTSSTLTSPLKKSKSPMAKIVKDIANTYKESVAANTKQMQKRANEKAAFSVKRCQELAFECGVQQTVDSVYAMSKMFETEYQREFFCGQLTAELRLGYFKKWCRDNNLE; encoded by the exons ATGACTGCTGAAGGGTACCAAGCTGTTATGGACGGCTTACTTGCTAGAAGGGGGTTGGTGTATTCCCGTGTGCAGGTGAAGAACCAGATAGTCGTACTCAAAAACACCCACTCCTTTTGGCGATACATGCAAGTGCACACAAGGTTGGGGAGGAAACCAGATGGAACCATTGATGCCGACTCTGAGTTCTGGATAACACACACAGAG AAGAAACCATACCTAAGGAAGTTGCAGTGGGGTCCTCCAGCAAACGAGGAGTTGCTTGATCAACTGTTCAGAGGTTGCACCGTGGATGGAAGCACAGCCTTTGTGCCTGGAGATGATTATGGTCAGACTCAAGGGCAAGATGCAGGGGCAGAAGAGGAGTTTCAAGGAACACCTACAAGTACAAGCAACCAGAGGAGCCAGAGGGGCAAGAGGTCATTAAGCACTTCAAGCACTTTGACTAGTCCATTGAAGAAGAGCAAGAGCCCAATGGCGAAAATTGTCAAGGACATAGCCAATACCTACAAGGAGTCTGTCGCAGCCAACACTAAGCAAATGCAGAAACGTGCAAATGAGAAGGCTGCATTTTCTGTGAAGAGGTGTCAGGAGCTGGCATTTGAGTGCGGTGTTCAGCAAACAGTTGACTCTGTCTATGCTATGTCCAAGATGTTCGAAACGGAGTACCAAAGGGAGTTCTTTTGTGGCCAATTAACTGCTGAGCTTAGGTTGGGTTACTTTAAGAAATGGTGCAGAGACAACAATTTGGAGTAG
- the LOC119266823 gene encoding heavy metal-associated isoprenylated plant protein 37-like, translating into MTKDEDFKLVKIQTHVLRVNIHCDGCKHKVKKLLQRIEGVYSVAIDVDNHKVTVTGSVDSETLIRKLTRGGKHAELWSHQKGGSGNNNQGHKGNGNNNNNQQKQQQQQQQKQAANVSKDGGGKGSGGQKEQGKLGGGVGSLMQGLKAFKSQHSKHQLPDLSSDDEDDMYDDEDDEDDDEFDDEYEDDLRFLGDKMSQLGILRQRAEAAAAINAKNKNGGNAANVGGKKGAPAGNNHHQNNQNQKMNMGAAAGNAKMGNGAQKNTGGIGGLMGLNHGLGAGGAAPGIQGYTGGGFSHPSSYGAAGYGGLQQQQQNGNLMASMQGYHNNPAAAAAMMNNLRGNMMMHQPQPQPQMMYHRSPQISPYTAYYNPYSYYYQQPGGGGGSSAYHPGGGTGDVETMFSDENTKGCAIM; encoded by the exons ATGACCAAGGATGAGGACTTCAAGCTGGTCAAGATCCAG ACCCATGTCCTGAGGGTGAACATACACTGCGACGGCTGCAAGCACAAGGTCAAGAAGCTGCTCCAGAGGATCGAAG GCGTCTACTCGGTGGCCATCGATGTGGACAACCACAAGGTCACGGTGACTGGCAGCGTCGACTCTGAGACGCTCATCCGGAAGCTCACCAGAGGGGGCAAGCACGCAGAGCTGTGGTCACACCAGAAGGGCGGCAGCGGCAACAACAACCAGGGCCACAAGGGCaatggcaacaacaacaacaaccagcagaagcagcagcagcagcagcagcagaagcaggctGCCAATGTGAGCAAGGATGGCGGCGGCAAGGGCAGCGGCGGGCAGAAGGAGCAGGGCAAGCTTGGTGGCGGAGTTGGGAGCCTCATGCAGGGGCTCAAGGCCTTCAAGAGCCAGCACAGCAAGCACCAGCTCCCTGACCTGAGCTCGGATGACGAAGATGATATGtatgatgatgaggacgacgaagaCGATGATGAGTTTGACGATGAGTATGAGGACGACCTCCGCTTCCTCGGGGACAAGATGAGCCAGCTCGGCATCCTCAGGCAGCGCGCCGAGGCTGCGGCGGCGATCAACGCCAAGAACAAGAACGGCGGCAATGCCGCCAATGTCGGCGGCAAGAAAGGCGCCCCAGCAGGGAACAACCACCATCAGAACAACCAGAACCAGAAGATGAACATGGGCGCGGCGGCAGGGAATGCCAAGATGGGGAATGGCGCTCAGAAGAACACTGGCGGCATCGGTGGCCTGATGGGCCTGAACCATGGCCTGGGAGCTGGCGGTGCTGCTCCTGGCATACAGGGCTACACAGGCGGCGGCTTCAGCCACCCTTCCTCCTACGGTGCCGCCGGCTACGgagggctccagcagcagcagcagaacggCAACCTGATGGCGAGCATGCAGGGGTACCACAACAacccggcggcggccgcggcgatgATGAACAACCTGAGGGGCAACATGATGATGCAccagccgcagccgcagccgcagaTGATGTACCACCGGTCTCCGCAGATCAGCCCTTACACGGCCTACTACAACCCATACAGCTACTACTACCAgcagcccggcggcggcggcggctcctccgCTTACCACCCCGGCGGCGGCACCGGCGACGTCGAGACCATGTTCAGCGACGAGAACACCAAGGGCTGTGCCATCATGTAG